A window of Calderihabitans maritimus contains these coding sequences:
- the tatA gene encoding twin-arginine translocase TatA/TatE family subunit, which produces MLGGIGLPELLIILLLAFIVFGAGKLPGVGKALGQSIREFKVAVNKSVEEDAKQD; this is translated from the coding sequence ATGTTGGGCGGAATAGGATTGCCTGAACTGTTAATTATATTGTTACTTGCATTTATTGTTTTCGGTGCTGGTAAATTACCTGGAGTAGGTAAGGCCTTGGGCCAGAGTATTCGGGAATTTAAGGTCGCGGTAAATAAATCGGTAGAAGAGGATGCGAAACAAGATTAA
- a CDS encoding C-GCAxxG-C-C family protein yields MEDKKVKPLEKALSRRKFLCDAGKFAVGTAVGIGSIGLVGCSAKMAEQTKEKAKETVAATNTKVEFPPTPWPYKKLDPEVVRKAGFEAYKRDLHCMAGSFAAIIETLAKEVGYPYDAIPPVEQLAYYGAGGVMGWATLCGAANGSCMAINLILGKDHEKLGVAINELLGYYSTTPLPTANSNKFGDMGEQAQSVAGNPLCHVSVTNWCKASGKKSFSPERAERCAKLAGDIAAKAVELLNQIIVEGSFTPVYKAPEAITDCGSCHTKGGVLENSRGKMDCLTCHDDHRG; encoded by the coding sequence ATGGAAGACAAGAAAGTGAAACCATTAGAAAAGGCTTTATCAAGAAGAAAGTTTCTCTGTGACGCAGGTAAGTTTGCTGTTGGTACTGCCGTTGGTATTGGTAGTATTGGTTTAGTAGGTTGCTCGGCTAAGATGGCAGAACAGACGAAAGAAAAAGCAAAAGAAACTGTAGCGGCAACAAATACTAAGGTCGAATTTCCCCCTACTCCTTGGCCTTACAAAAAATTGGATCCCGAAGTGGTAAGAAAGGCAGGGTTTGAGGCTTATAAAAGAGACTTACACTGTATGGCAGGTTCTTTTGCGGCAATAATTGAGACTTTGGCCAAAGAAGTCGGTTATCCATACGATGCCATACCTCCTGTAGAACAACTTGCTTATTACGGTGCGGGAGGAGTAATGGGCTGGGCAACTTTATGTGGTGCGGCAAACGGTTCTTGCATGGCTATCAACTTAATTCTTGGAAAAGACCATGAAAAGTTAGGGGTGGCGATTAATGAATTGCTAGGTTATTATTCTACAACACCTTTGCCGACTGCAAATAGTAACAAATTTGGCGATATGGGCGAACAAGCACAAAGTGTAGCTGGAAACCCATTATGCCATGTTTCGGTTACCAACTGGTGTAAAGCTTCAGGGAAGAAATCGTTCTCTCCAGAGAGGGCAGAGCGTTGCGCTAAATTAGCTGGTGATATAGCAGCAAAGGCAGTGGAGCTATTAAATCAAATAATTGTTGAGGGTAGCTTCACACCTGTTTATAAGGCTCCTGAAGCAATTACTGACTGCGGTAGCTGTCATACGAAGGGTGGAGTCTTAGAAAATTCCCGTGGTAAGATGGACTGCCTGACTTGTCATGATGATCACAGGGGTTAA
- a CDS encoding selenium metabolism-associated LysR family transcriptional regulator, whose translation MNISHFELLCEVARVKSFSKAAKLLHLSQPAVSSQIHSIEDYYGAKLFERSTSGVTLTPVGEIVYQYAKEILRLHEKLEKEIDDLLNTENQKLIIGASSTIGNYAIPCTIWTFKEKYPCTQIKLEVKNTETILSMLANDELDLALLEEPIPKNDGNLKKQPVLNDELLVITPPKKPWVDKTSITLEELKKAPLIIREQGSGLRYMFEKAISGLNVKLPEDFNVIAEMGSTEAIKSAVEAGLGVSICSSLAIKKEIRSGTIHPLRIENAEFQVNYLIVYKNDKQLNNAAKRFIRFLAGPGKDPFC comes from the coding sequence ATGAATATTTCTCACTTTGAATTACTTTGCGAAGTAGCAAGGGTGAAGAGTTTTTCGAAAGCAGCTAAATTACTCCATCTGAGTCAACCTGCAGTAAGTTCACAGATTCACTCCATTGAAGATTATTATGGGGCAAAGTTATTCGAACGCAGTACCAGCGGGGTTACTTTAACACCTGTAGGTGAAATAGTGTATCAATATGCAAAAGAAATACTACGGCTACACGAGAAATTAGAAAAGGAAATTGATGATCTATTGAATACTGAAAATCAAAAGTTGATAATTGGCGCCAGTTCGACTATCGGAAATTATGCAATACCCTGTACCATTTGGACATTTAAAGAAAAGTATCCTTGTACTCAAATTAAGTTGGAAGTAAAGAACACGGAAACTATCCTTAGCATGCTAGCGAATGATGAATTAGATCTGGCTCTATTGGAAGAACCCATTCCAAAAAATGATGGAAATTTAAAGAAACAGCCGGTTTTAAATGATGAGTTGCTGGTGATAACTCCACCCAAAAAACCATGGGTTGATAAAACTTCCATTACTTTAGAAGAATTAAAAAAAGCCCCGTTGATTATCCGGGAACAAGGCTCTGGTTTACGCTATATGTTTGAAAAAGCAATTTCTGGGTTAAATGTTAAACTGCCAGAAGATTTTAACGTGATAGCTGAAATGGGGAGCACTGAAGCCATAAAGTCGGCGGTGGAAGCTGGATTAGGCGTATCTATCTGCAGTAGTCTGGCTATTAAGAAAGAAATTCGCTCGGGAACAATTCATCCCTTAAGAATTGAAAATGCCGAATTTCAAGTAAATTATCTAATAGTTTATAAAAATGACAAACAATTGAATAACGCCGCAAAAAGATTTATACGATTTTTAGCAGGGCCCGGGAAAGATCCTTTCTGTTAA
- a CDS encoding YeeE/YedE thiosulfate transporter family protein gives MNKIRFASCSRNFLMGYGASLALGCNISALLGEISSQSLHGWFLDSFCF, from the coding sequence ATGAATAAGATCAGGTTCGCAAGTTGTTCTAGGAATTTTTTAATGGGTTATGGCGCTAGTTTAGCATTAGGTTGCAATATCAGTGCACTACTGGGAGAAATATCTTCTCAGTCACTTCACGGCTGGTTTTTGGATTCTTTTTGCTTTTAG
- the ptsP gene encoding phosphoenolpyruvate--protein phosphotransferase, which yields MAAITIRGTGVSEGIRLGKAFLYQPFISQGKSVRDTISEEEINDEVHRLQLAKEKSYRELDELIERTRAELGKDKAAILMAQQAFLNDPSFCPEMEKLIRQRRYSAEKAVNEVVEQFAAIFEGMNDEYFRERAADVRDVGKRLVLHLQGKKGTALSGIKEEVILVADDLAPSDTVQLNKKYVLGFVTRVGGKTSHTAILSRSLGIPAVVGVGKNIEQINDGDFIIIDGSTGECIVNPNDRLIEEYEAKRQREEEALRKLEQFTFKPAITADGFRVEIAANIGTPAEAKPALEHGAEGIGLYRTEFLFMNETEMPSEEKQYEAYKQVVSAMKGKPVIIRTLDIGGDKELPYLSLPKEMNPFLGYRAIRLSLDQSELLVTQLRAILRASAYGKVKIMFPMISSLEEWRQAKAILEEVKDQLMKEGVKFDPSVEVGIMVEVPSTAILADKFAKEVDFFSIGTNDLVQYTVAVDRMNEKISYLYDHLHPAVIRLVKQVIEASHREGKWTGMCGGMAGDPLAAPLLVGLGLDEWSMVAGSIKKVKQVISQINRKECIKLVEEILELTTTEEVRSKLEEFQKEKGLL from the coding sequence ATGGCAGCAATAACCATCAGGGGTACTGGCGTATCTGAAGGAATACGTTTAGGAAAAGCCTTTCTTTATCAGCCGTTTATTAGTCAAGGGAAATCTGTACGTGACACGATATCAGAAGAAGAAATCAATGATGAGGTACATCGACTGCAGCTCGCCAAAGAAAAATCCTACCGGGAACTTGATGAACTCATTGAGCGGACAAGAGCGGAGCTTGGAAAAGATAAAGCAGCTATTTTAATGGCACAGCAGGCTTTTTTAAATGACCCGTCTTTTTGCCCCGAGATGGAAAAGCTCATTCGCCAGCGCAGATATTCCGCCGAAAAAGCAGTAAATGAGGTGGTGGAACAGTTTGCAGCGATATTTGAAGGAATGAATGATGAATATTTCCGGGAAAGAGCGGCTGACGTACGGGATGTAGGAAAGCGACTTGTACTGCATCTGCAAGGAAAAAAAGGAACAGCGCTATCAGGCATCAAAGAAGAAGTTATATTGGTGGCTGATGATTTGGCGCCATCTGATACGGTACAATTAAACAAAAAATACGTTTTGGGATTTGTCACCCGAGTGGGAGGTAAAACTTCACACACTGCGATATTATCTCGCTCCCTGGGTATTCCGGCTGTTGTTGGTGTGGGTAAAAACATTGAACAAATTAATGACGGTGATTTTATTATTATAGATGGCAGCACCGGTGAGTGTATTGTAAATCCCAATGACCGGCTTATTGAGGAATACGAGGCAAAAAGACAAAGGGAAGAGGAGGCGTTACGTAAACTAGAACAGTTTACCTTTAAGCCCGCGATAACAGCGGATGGGTTTAGGGTAGAGATAGCTGCAAACATTGGAACGCCGGCAGAAGCCAAACCAGCTCTGGAACATGGGGCCGAGGGCATTGGATTATACCGTACAGAATTTCTGTTTATGAATGAAACGGAAATGCCCTCGGAAGAAAAGCAGTATGAGGCCTACAAACAGGTTGTATCGGCCATGAAAGGTAAGCCGGTTATTATCCGCACCCTTGATATTGGCGGGGATAAAGAGCTCCCTTATCTCTCCCTGCCGAAAGAAATGAATCCGTTTTTGGGATACCGGGCAATCCGCCTTAGTTTAGATCAAAGTGAATTGCTTGTTACTCAGCTGCGAGCGATTTTAAGGGCTAGTGCCTATGGTAAAGTTAAAATCATGTTTCCTATGATCTCAAGCCTTGAGGAATGGAGACAGGCCAAAGCAATTTTAGAAGAAGTGAAAGATCAGCTGATGAAAGAAGGAGTTAAGTTTGACCCGTCCGTTGAAGTGGGGATTATGGTTGAAGTTCCTTCCACTGCCATTTTGGCCGATAAATTTGCAAAGGAAGTTGATTTCTTCAGTATCGGGACAAATGATCTTGTTCAATATACAGTAGCTGTGGACCGCATGAATGAAAAAATAAGTTATTTATATGATCACCTTCACCCGGCGGTCATACGTCTTGTCAAACAAGTTATTGAGGCATCCCACCGGGAAGGTAAGTGGACCGGTATGTGTGGCGGCATGGCCGGAGATCCGTTGGCAGCCCCTCTTCTTGTAGGGTTAGGTCTTGACGAATGGAGTATGGTGGCAGGATCGATTAAAAAAGTGAAGCAGGTTATTTCCCAAATTAACCGCAAGGAATGTATAAAATTGGTAGAAGAAATCCTGGAATTGACCACAACGGAGGAAGTACGCAGTAAATTGGAAGAATTTCAAAAGGAAAAAGGGCTTCTCTGA
- a CDS encoding HPr family phosphocarrier protein, with protein sequence MVKKEVTITNETGLHARPAQLFTQKASEFQSEIKVKKEDGSEADAKSILGLMSLALIKGTKITIEASGDDEEEAVKALAELIEQRFGEA encoded by the coding sequence ATGGTTAAAAAAGAGGTAACTATTACCAACGAAACAGGCTTGCATGCAAGACCGGCACAATTATTTACCCAAAAAGCCAGTGAATTTCAATCGGAAATTAAAGTAAAAAAAGAGGATGGATCTGAAGCAGATGCTAAAAGTATATTGGGACTTATGAGTCTCGCTCTTATCAAGGGTACCAAGATAACCATTGAAGCCAGTGGGGATGATGAGGAAGAGGCTGTTAAAGCATTGGCGGAGTTAATTGAACAAAGGTTTGGTGAAGCCTAA
- a CDS encoding PTS sugar transporter subunit IIA has translation MKLVEIISKETIDLSLDADDKEECIEKMVEKMVKSGAVKNKDTYLQAVLEREEKGSTGVGFGVAIPHGKSEGVAAPALGFAKLARPIDWHSLDGYPVSIVFLIAVPEEQAGNEHLQILAAIARKLMHEEFRNQLKEAKSPEEVIQVLETI, from the coding sequence GTGAAATTAGTGGAAATCATTAGTAAAGAAACCATTGACCTGTCCCTTGATGCTGACGATAAGGAAGAATGCATTGAAAAAATGGTTGAGAAGATGGTAAAAAGCGGGGCTGTCAAAAATAAAGATACCTATTTGCAAGCGGTATTAGAACGTGAGGAAAAGGGTTCAACTGGCGTTGGATTTGGTGTGGCCATCCCCCACGGCAAATCTGAAGGGGTGGCTGCACCGGCGTTGGGTTTTGCTAAATTGGCCCGGCCCATCGATTGGCACTCCCTTGACGGCTATCCAGTATCCATTGTCTTTTTAATTGCCGTTCCCGAAGAGCAGGCAGGTAATGAACATCTGCAAATCTTAGCTGCAATTGCTCGAAAACTAATGCACGAAGAATTTCGCAATCAGCTTAAGGAAGCAAAATCACCGGAAGAAGTTATACAGGTATTAGAGACAATTTAA
- a CDS encoding PTS fructose transporter subunit IIC, with product MKKILAVTACPTGIAHTYMAAEALKKAAEEKNIEIKVETRGAVGVENALTEEDIAEAHAIIIAADTDVDEGRFRGKPVVKASVGEAIKNPGKLLDEALDKKPTSQDYIAEIQKTKAERTAQRTGVYKHLMNGVSYMIPLVAAGGLIIAISFIFGIEAFKEEGTLAAALMDIGGGSAFALMVPVLAGFIAYSIAEKPGLAPGLVGGMLASKIGAGFLGGIIAGFIAGYIAKWLKDAIKLPKNLEGLKPILIIPFLGTLATGLLMIYVVGGPVKAIMDGLTKWLSGLTGANAVILGLILGAMMAFDMGGPVNKAAYTFAVGLLGSEIYGPMAAVMAAGMTPPLGLWLATLLAPKKYTPEEREAGKAAAALGISFITEGAIPFAAADPFRVIPAIMVGSAVTGALSMLFGATLRAPHGGIFVLLIPHAVGNLFMYAVSIIIGTIVTAILVNLLKRPIDVNKV from the coding sequence ATGAAGAAAATTTTAGCAGTTACGGCGTGTCCCACTGGTATTGCACACACATACATGGCGGCTGAAGCGTTAAAAAAAGCAGCTGAGGAAAAAAATATAGAAATAAAGGTGGAGACCCGCGGGGCCGTTGGTGTTGAAAACGCTTTAACCGAAGAGGATATCGCGGAAGCTCATGCCATCATAATTGCGGCAGATACTGATGTGGATGAGGGGCGCTTTCGAGGCAAGCCTGTGGTAAAGGCTTCAGTTGGTGAGGCCATTAAAAATCCTGGTAAACTGTTAGATGAAGCGTTGGACAAAAAGCCTACATCACAGGACTATATTGCAGAAATACAAAAAACCAAAGCCGAGCGCACTGCACAGCGTACAGGTGTTTATAAGCACTTAATGAACGGTGTTTCCTACATGATACCGCTGGTGGCCGCCGGGGGACTTATTATTGCAATTTCATTTATCTTTGGCATTGAAGCCTTTAAAGAAGAAGGTACCCTTGCTGCCGCTTTAATGGATATCGGGGGCGGTTCAGCCTTTGCTTTGATGGTACCGGTTCTGGCAGGTTTTATTGCATATTCCATTGCCGAAAAGCCTGGTCTTGCACCTGGACTGGTAGGTGGTATGCTGGCGTCCAAAATTGGAGCCGGGTTCCTGGGCGGAATTATTGCCGGTTTTATTGCCGGATACATTGCTAAATGGTTAAAAGATGCCATCAAACTGCCAAAGAACCTGGAAGGCTTAAAACCCATCTTAATTATACCTTTCTTGGGAACATTAGCAACCGGTCTGCTTATGATTTATGTCGTCGGCGGTCCGGTAAAGGCTATTATGGATGGTCTGACCAAGTGGCTGTCTGGATTAACCGGAGCCAATGCCGTTATCCTTGGTTTAATTCTGGGAGCTATGATGGCCTTTGATATGGGTGGCCCGGTAAATAAAGCCGCTTACACCTTTGCTGTGGGGCTTTTGGGAAGCGAAATTTACGGGCCGATGGCTGCTGTAATGGCTGCAGGTATGACACCGCCGTTAGGGCTGTGGTTGGCAACGCTTCTTGCTCCGAAAAAGTACACGCCGGAAGAAAGGGAAGCGGGAAAAGCAGCTGCTGCTCTTGGAATTTCCTTTATTACAGAAGGAGCAATACCCTTTGCTGCGGCTGACCCGTTCCGTGTCATTCCGGCCATTATGGTCGGTTCCGCAGTAACAGGTGCGTTGTCTATGTTATTTGGGGCAACTCTGCGAGCGCCCCACGGAGGGATTTTTGTCTTACTAATTCCACATGCTGTAGGCAACTTGTTCATGTATGCCGTTTCTATCATTATAGGAACGATAGTTACCGCGATACTGGTCAATCTATTAAAACGTCCTATAGATGTTAATAAAGTATAA
- the pfkB gene encoding 1-phosphofructokinase, whose protein sequence is MLPKVVTVTLNPALDKTIIIPRLDVGGLNRVEQMRLDPGGKGVNVAKVLKKFAIDVIATGFIGNSQGGVIQKSLKDLGIKTEFVEVQGVTRTNLKIVDNQTKLTTEINEPGFEVSAEDLTKFREKLSNLLQDASFLILGGSLPRGVPEDIYKDYITLAKGKNVKSILDADGKALKEGIKARPFAVKPNIHELEQLVGRSLPTEQDIVTAGQELIHEGVTVVVVSMGSKGSIVLDKKEAYRVTPFPITPQSTVGAGDSMVAAMTYAFLENKLLEEVARWATAAGTVTASKAGTEVCSFAEVQRLLNDVNVTRIQL, encoded by the coding sequence ATGTTGCCAAAAGTTGTAACCGTCACGCTTAACCCGGCGCTGGACAAAACGATCATCATTCCTCGATTGGATGTAGGGGGGCTAAACCGTGTCGAACAGATGCGCCTAGATCCCGGTGGAAAAGGTGTTAATGTAGCAAAGGTACTAAAGAAGTTTGCTATTGATGTAATTGCTACCGGATTTATCGGGAATTCTCAAGGGGGGGTTATTCAAAAAAGTTTAAAAGACCTAGGGATAAAAACAGAGTTTGTGGAAGTTCAGGGGGTAACTCGTACCAATTTAAAAATTGTTGATAACCAAACGAAATTGACAACTGAAATTAATGAACCTGGTTTTGAAGTATCAGCCGAAGATTTAACTAAATTTCGGGAGAAATTATCTAACCTTCTACAGGATGCTTCCTTTCTTATACTTGGGGGAAGCTTGCCGCGTGGAGTTCCAGAAGATATTTATAAAGATTACATCACCCTTGCCAAGGGGAAAAATGTAAAATCAATCTTGGATGCCGACGGAAAGGCACTAAAGGAAGGCATTAAAGCACGCCCTTTTGCGGTGAAACCCAACATCCATGAGCTTGAACAGTTAGTAGGACGTTCGCTGCCAACCGAACAGGACATTGTTACCGCCGGCCAAGAGCTGATTCATGAAGGGGTTACGGTTGTTGTTGTTTCCATGGGCAGCAAGGGATCGATCGTTCTGGACAAAAAAGAAGCTTATCGCGTAACACCTTTCCCAATTACTCCGCAGAGTACTGTCGGAGCGGGAGATTCGATGGTTGCTGCTATGACTTATGCCTTCCTGGAAAATAAATTATTGGAAGAAGTAGCGCGGTGGGCTACCGCTGCAGGTACGGTAACGGCTTCTAAGGCAGGCACGGAAGTATGTTCCTTTGCCGAAGTGCAGCGTTTATTAAATGATGTAAATGTTACAAGGATCCAACTTTAA
- a CDS encoding DeoR/GlpR family DNA-binding transcription regulator gives MYSEERKKIILDYIQNHGRASVQELTEVVQVSESTIRRDLKELKEARLIKRTHGGALSLQSVNFEPTLGEKEVTFLKEKRAVAKKAVELIEEGDTILLDAGTTTFELAKELKSFSKLTVVTNAVNIIQELLTHPGIELVVVGGILRKETLAMVGPIAEQALSMIRVDKLFLATNGIDVEAGLTTPNLIEAATKRKMISIAKQVILLTDHSKVGVISHAKIADINEINQIILDDAVDEHFSSQIKALGVGIHLVHP, from the coding sequence TTGTACAGTGAAGAGCGAAAAAAAATTATTTTGGATTATATCCAAAATCATGGGAGGGCTTCCGTACAGGAGCTCACGGAAGTTGTACAGGTCTCCGAATCGACAATTCGTCGTGATCTTAAAGAACTGAAAGAAGCCAGGCTCATAAAACGAACACACGGCGGTGCTTTATCTTTACAAAGCGTAAATTTTGAGCCTACCCTTGGTGAAAAAGAAGTAACTTTTCTAAAAGAAAAGCGTGCAGTTGCTAAAAAAGCGGTGGAACTGATCGAAGAGGGAGACACGATTTTACTGGATGCCGGTACAACCACCTTTGAGTTGGCCAAAGAATTAAAATCTTTTTCAAAATTAACCGTTGTAACAAATGCTGTTAATATTATCCAAGAATTACTTACTCACCCGGGGATTGAACTGGTAGTAGTAGGCGGCATACTAAGAAAAGAAACTCTTGCGATGGTCGGGCCTATAGCTGAACAAGCCTTAAGCATGATTCGTGTTGACAAATTGTTTTTAGCTACAAACGGAATAGATGTAGAAGCAGGTCTGACAACTCCTAATTTAATAGAAGCAGCTACAAAAAGAAAAATGATAAGTATAGCAAAGCAGGTTATTTTATTAACAGACCATAGTAAAGTTGGGGTAATATCTCATGCCAAAATAGCCGATATTAATGAAATCAATCAAATTATTTTAGATGATGCAGTAGACGAGCACTTTAGCAGTCAAATTAAAGCATTGGGTGTTGGGATACATCTTGTTCACCCATAG
- the nrdG gene encoding anaerobic ribonucleoside-triphosphate reductase activating protein, whose translation MKLRIAGIVRESVVDGPGIRLVIFAQGCPHCCPGCHNPETHDPLGGQETTVEEIVEQVRQSRFIRGVTFSGGEPFYQAEAFSLLGRRIKELGKDIVTYTGYTFEEILALAEINPYFGELLQVSDWLVDGPFILAERDLNLPFRGSRNQRIIDVRRSLRQGKAVPAEIA comes from the coding sequence ATGAAACTGAGAATTGCCGGGATCGTGAGGGAAAGTGTGGTAGACGGTCCGGGTATTCGGCTGGTGATTTTTGCTCAGGGGTGTCCCCATTGCTGCCCCGGATGCCACAATCCCGAAACCCACGACCCCTTGGGCGGACAGGAGACGACGGTAGAAGAAATTGTTGAGCAGGTGCGCCAGTCACGGTTTATCCGAGGGGTCACCTTTTCGGGCGGGGAGCCTTTCTACCAGGCGGAAGCCTTCAGCCTTTTAGGGCGCCGGATCAAAGAACTGGGCAAAGATATTGTTACTTATACCGGTTACACTTTCGAAGAGATCCTGGCCCTCGCGGAGATCAACCCATATTTTGGGGAACTTTTGCAGGTTAGCGACTGGTTGGTGGACGGGCCTTTTATCCTGGCGGAAAGGGACTTGAATTTACCCTTCCGGGGATCCCGTAACCAGCGGATAATTGACGTGCGGCGTTCTTTAAGGCAGGGGAAGGCAGTACCGGCAGAAATTGCGTGA